Genomic window (Cloacibacillus sp. An23):
CCCGGTTATACCGCCGGTGCGTTCGCCAGAGCCGTGTACTACGGCGTAGTTTACGCATCCGCTTATTGAATTGGCTGCGCCGGTATCGTCGCTGCGCCCGACGATGCCGCCGACGCGGCAACTGCTGGTGTTGGTCGCGCTGACGCTTCCGTAGGCCGCGCAGTTTTCCACCCTCGCGCCGTCGTTTATGTTACCGGCTATTATGCCGACCATCTGATTGCCGGTCATGGCGTATTCTCCGCCGTCATCACTGTAAGTTTCGGCGGTTCTGACGGTCAGGTTTTTTACAGTGCCGCCTTTGACATTTCCGAAGAATCCGATGTAACTACTGCTCGGACTGTGTATCGACAGGCTGCTGACCGTATAGCCGTCGCCGTCGAAGGTTCCTGCGTAGGGCACGCTTTCAGTGCCTATCGGCGTCCAGTTCTGCTGTTCTTCGGGAAGCTGAGAGAGGTCTATATTCGCCGCGAGTCTCGCGTACGCGGCCGCGTTTGTATTGTTGTTTACAATGTCGCGGAATCCGGCGAGATCCGCCGCGGTCGATATTACGTAGGGGTTTTCCGCCGTGCCTTCGCCGCTCAGCGCGAGCGCGGGAACGGACGAGAGAGTAAGTGTGAGAAAAGAGAATAGTGCGAGTAGAAGCGATAAAAATGACCTTAAGTTTACTTCTAAGGGGGGGCTGTCGGTTGTTTCATTTTGTCAAAGGTGAACTCTGTTTTCATTGTGGAACTCCTCCTTAAAAAATTATTTCAATATGTTCATTCTATCACAATTCCGGCGTTTCGTTCATGTTTTCTGCATTTTTCCCGCGGCGGCGCGTCCGGCATATGAAAACAACGCGGATATTCTTGAAAGCCCGCAGACAGAACCGCGCCTGCTTTACAGGAAAACGCATTCTGCACATGGAAGCGGCATGGATTTTTTGAACGCCCGCCGGCGTTTTCGCGCATTCTTGCAAAAGTTACAAAACCGCAACGCGCCGCAACAAAGCGCCGCCGAAACGCAAGATTACGCGGAGCGCGCGTCATACTGCCGCAAGCATCGCGCCGTACAATGACGCCGTGACAGAGAGAGGGACGCGGAACGCGGGAAACGGCGCGCAAAGCGAAAACCTTTCACGGCGCGGCACGGAAATAATAAAACGCCCGGAGCGCCGCGGCTCCGGCGAAAAAAAATACAAAGGAGAGCGAAAGCAATGAACACGATCGGAACGACTGTAATGACGCTCGCCGCCGCTGCGGCGGTAACGGCCTCGGCCTTCGCGGTTCCCGCGCAGGCGGCGGAGAAGGCGAAGAACCCCTTCGGCCTCGTCTACGCCGGAGCGATAACGAAGAACGAGCCCGGCAAGGTCAACATCCACCCCGTAAGCTACGACCTCAACGGCATCAAGATAGCCGCCAACGTCTACACGCCAGCCGGTTACAGCGAGTCGAAGAAATATCCCGCGGTCGTCGTCGCCCATCCCAACGGCGGCGTCAAAGAGCAGGTCGCGGGCCTCTTCGCGCAGCGCCTCGCCGAGCTCGGATACGTCACGATAACGGCCGACGCGGCCTTCCAGGGCGCGAGCGGCGGCGAACCGCGCAGCAAGGACGTGCCCTTCTACCGCACCGAGGACATCCACGGCATGGCGGACTACATCTCGACCTATCCCGGAGTCGATGCGAACCGCATCGGCGCGCTCGGCATCTGCGGAGGCGGCGGCTACACGCTGAACGCCGCGAAGTCCGACAAGCGCTTCAAGGCCGTCGCGACGCTGAGCATGTTCAACAGCGGGCAGGTACGCCGCAACGGCTATATGAACTCGCAGATGGATTCGATAAACGAGCGCATGAAGGCGGCCTCCGACGCGCGCGCGATGGAAAAGGCCGGTAAGATAACCTACGCCGGCGAGGTAGACTTCGACGCGCTCACCGACGAGGCGATAAGCAAGATCCCGACCGACCTCTACCGCGAAGGGATGCTCTACTACGGCAGGACGCACCGCCACCCGAACTCGACCTTCCGTTACGCTGCGGGCAGCCTTATGGAGCTTATGAGCTGGGACGCGGTTGACGGCATCGATCTCATCGACATGCCGCTGCTCATGATGGCGGGTTCTCAGGCCGACTCGCTCTACATGACGCTCGAAGCCTTCGGCAAAGCGACGGGCACAAACGACAAAGAGCTCTACCTCGTCCCCGGCGCGACGCACATCAAAACCTACTACGTCCCCGAGTACGTCAATCTCGAAGTCGCGAAGCTCAAGGACTTCTTCGGCAAGAGACTGTAACGCGGCGAAATCAGTAAAAGCATAAAAAATCCGAAACGGCGGGCCTTCCGGCGAAACGCGGGCGGCCCGCTAGCTCTTGCTGTATAGCGGATTAACCCAGGGCGAAAGAAATTTATGTTAACTCGGCAATCTTATAACCGAAATCGCAAGAGTAAATACAATAAGCTGAAACCGTGGCGCATGTTCTAAATATAGCAATCTAATGTTCCGGCATATGGGGGGGAGGCGCACGATTTATTAATTCCAAAAGAATTACTGTGGGACAGTGTTTTTGTTATTAAATCAATTCACTGTATCAACTCATAGCTAATGTTCAGCGTCTTGTTTGGCTTGAAAAGCTAAGTACTGTGACAAAACCGCAATGAATGCGGCCTGTTTATTGACTTTTATGGTCCGACATCTTATGATACAAAATAAGGATGTTTTAGGATGTTGAGGTGCTTGTGATGAGATTTATCGGAAGCAAAGCAAAATTGCTGAAAAACATTGATATGGTTATATCTGAGAATACAGAGGGGAACGAGAAGACCTTCTGTGATATTTTTGCCGGCACTGGCTCTGTCGCCAGGTATTTCAAGCCGCGTTATGAAATCATCTCAAATGACACGCTGTATTTTTCCTACGTGATACAGAAAGCTACCATAGAGAACAACTCTACACCTGAGTTCTCAAAGCTTAAGAGTATCGGCATCCTCGACCCATTTCGTTTTTTAGAAGAAACACAGATACAAATATTGGATTACAATGATAGCCATTATTTTATAACGAAAAATTATACGCCGCATGGAGGCTGCGAAAGGATGTATCTTTCAAATAAAAACGCGGCGAGAATTGATTTTGTCCGCAACACAATTGAGGCGTGGAAGCGGGAAGGCCTGCTATATGATCTAGAATACTATTATCTGCTAGCCGGGCTTATCGAGGGCGTGCCGTCTGTATCCAACATCACAGGTACTTACGGCGCATATCTGAAATACTGGGACAAAAGGTCATTCAAGGATTTGGAGCTCGCGCGGCTAGATGTTATCAATAATCATAGGCGCAATACAAGCTATAATAGAGACGCAAATGAGTTGATCGGCGAACTGAGCGGCGATATTTTGTATCTTGATCCGCCATATAATTCTAGGCAGTATGCACAGAACTATCATCTGCTTGAAACAATATCAAAATATGATTACCCGGAAATACACGGCATAACGGGGATGCGTCCATGTAATAGCGTAAAATCGTCTTTTTGCATAAAAGGCGAGGTTGTGGAGGCATTTGAGGACTTAATAAACAAGGCTGATTTCAATAATATCGTAATGAGCTATAGCACGGACGGACTTATGGCTGCCAACGATATTGAAAAAATTTTGAAAAGGCACGGAATTGCAGAGAGCTATAAAATGTATTCCGTCCCCTATCGGCAGTATATGAGCAAAAAGACTATGCAGAAGGAATATTTATACGAATATATTTTTTACATAAGAAAGTGTATCTCAAGGAAATCATATTTTGATTTTTGCAAAACGCCCTATATTGGTAGCGAAGTCATCGCCGACACCAAAAAATATATCAAAAGCCCTGTGAATTATATTGGCGGGAAATATAAACTACTTCCGCAAATTTTGCCGAATTTTCCTAACTATATAGGTACTTTTGTAGATTTATTTGCAGGAGGATGTAACGTCACAATCAATGTGAATGCCAATAAAATTATCTGCAATGACATAAATATAAAAATAATCGAAATGTTTCAGGCATTCAGAAACACCGGTCTTTCGGAAATATTGAGTCAAATAAAGGCGCGCATAGTTGAATATGGCCTGTCAAAAGAAAATGAAGATGGTTTTAAACGGTTCAGGGACTTTTACAACGCCACACGAAGCCCCATAGATTTATATACTCTTACTTGTTATTCATTCAATTACCAATTCCGCTTTAACAATAATCTTGAGTACAACAACCCCTTCGGGAGAAACAGAAGCCGTTTCTCCGACAACATGGAACACAACTTGATAGCTTTTGTTTCAAAACTTCAAAGATTAAATATCGAATTTTCGAGTAGGGACTTCGTGCAGATACCGCTTGAATCATTAGCATCTGACGATTTGATTTACTGCGACCCTCCTTACCTCATAACGACAGGAACGTATAACGACGGCAACAGAGGATTCAAAGACTGGAAGCTGGAACAGGAGTCAACTTTGTATGATTATTTGGATGCGGCAAACGCGCGTGGCATAAAGTTTGCCCTGTCGAACGTCATTGAGCACAAGGGAAAAGTAAATGAACTCCTCTCTGCGTGGGCTAGTAAATATAAGGTTATCGATCTGTCTATGAATTACTCAAATTCAAGCTATAACACAAAGAGAGGAGAGAGCCGGGAAGTCTTGATAATAAACTACTAACCCGGAAAACCATGATTTCTATAATCCCTACATATAATAGACGATTCCGCGCTTTTGGTTGGGTGCAAGACCCGAGTAATCTGCGAAGCCTTTGCGATGTTGTTGCCGTGTTTGACCCTTGCTCTGCAAAACATGGTGAGATGATAGACAAAGTTATCCCGAGACTAGTCGCGGAGCAAGATGGGCGTGATGTATTCATCGAGGCACTGCGGCACAAGCCATTGAAACTAAAATATGCGCACCTTGTCGGCACATCATTTACCCCAAGAAGTGCGTCAAGGTGCAATGGTATTATACAGGCGGCAGTTAAGGGGCAAGGGCGGGATTTTATCGGGGACTGGCCCGCCGATAATTTTGTGCGCTGGGCACATTGCTTTGGCTTCATCAAATACGACTACGCAGACGATAGCCTTGAAATAACTGACAGTGGGCTGGAACTTGTGCAGGCCCGTTGCGAGGGAGAAGCGTTATCCGGTAAAGAAAAAGATTTGCTCATAAACGCTGCTTTGGCATATCCTCCAGCAGTAAGGGTATTAAGCTTGTTATCAGAAACGGAAGATACGCACCTCACGAAATTTGAAATAGGACGTCAGTTAGGCTTTATCGGTGAGGACGGCTTTACCAGTATGCCTCAGAAAGTATTTGTACGTTCGTTGGCAAACGCAGAAGCAACAGAGCGTCGCACCATGAAAGCAAACTGGGAAGGTTCATCGGATAAATATGCAAGGATGATTGCGAAGTGGCTTGAAAACCTTGGACTTGTCACACGCGTCCCGAAAGAAATCACGGTTTGGTCAGGCGAAAAGAGCTACACCGATACGATAGCACATTCGTATACTATCACGGCTGCTGGAATTACAGCATTACGAAGGTCCATAGGGAAAAGCAGACATAAACGGATTGTGAAAAACGTATGCTGGGAGATGTTAGCCACCAAAGGCTCAGATAGGGAATACTTACGTACGCGCCGAGCTCTCATTTTAAAATGTTTGTCCGAGCACAAGCGAGGGGCTTCAGTCAGTGATGTTATAAATTTTCTTGCATCAAATGGTTTTGAAGAAAACGACAATACTGTTGCCGACGATATTAGAGGATTACAGAATATTGGCATTGCAATATTAATAAAAGGCGGCGAATATTTATTTGACGATGTAATCAACGATTTTAGCATTCCTATGTCGCAGTCATTTACAAAATCTGATTTTGAAGAAACGAAAGAGCAAATCAGGGGAAAATTATTGCATCTACCGCATGAGTATCTATCGCTTATTGACCTTGCATACGATAGCAAACAGAATCGCCTGTTTGAGATGAAAACGTTAGGCTTGCTGACAGAAGAGTGCGGTTATCAAGGCTTGCATTTAGGAGGAAGCCGTAAGCCTGACGGAATAATCTACACCAGCTCAGAGAAATACAATTATGGTGTAATCATAGATACAAAAGCATATTCCAGAGGTTATAATCTACCCATTTCACAGGCAGACGAAATGGAACGTTATATTGGCGAAAATCAAACGCGGGATGCAAAAATAAACCCAAATAAATGGTGGAAGCATTTTCCTGAAGAGGTAAATGAGTTCTATTTTATGTTCGTTTCAGGACATTTTATCGGTAATTTTAAGGCACAAATTATGCGGATAAGTAGGAACAAAGCGATTAACGGGACTGCCATAGCTGTAGCAAATCTTCTGCTGTGCGTTGAGGCTTATAAGGCGGGGCAACTTACTCACGAGGTAATTAAAACAAAAGTGTTTAATAACGGAGAATTTGAACTATTATAAGACGAAAAATAAAATAAGAAATAACAATATGGGAAAGAGAAACCCCACGTTAGTTTATGGCCTCAACTGTAATGTTATTCATCATATCGTTACTGCCGAGAAGAGCGAAGAGCTTCACGTATTCGCGCTGCTGTAGGCCGCTTATCGCATGTCTGCCGTCGTCAAACGTGCCTGTGTATTGGTTGTTGTTATTCCTTATTGGAGTCCAATTTTAGTCATTAGTGATGCTTATGTCCGTAAGTAATACAGACTCACTCATGGAGTTTGCGTCTGTCCTTCTGTGCCTATGACCACGTCGTGGGAAAATACGAGATGCCCCGTCATGGAAATTTGACACAAGTTGTTCTCGTATGGCGGATGGCGCAAAAAACGCCGCGGCGGGGCGGATTTCCCGTCCCGCGCCGCGGCGATGTCGTTCTGTGCTGTTTCGCGCTTTTTCCGCTACGGCTTCACGACGGCCTTGAGTATCGGGCCGGCGGGGTCGGACAGGCGCTCGAAGGTGTGCTGAAGTTCGTCGAGCGAAATTATGTCCGTCACGTATATTTCGGGGTCGATGACTTTGTTCGCGATGAGCGCTATCGTGCCCTCGAACTCTTCGCGCGTGCAAGAGACGCTGCCGATGAGCTTTATCTCCTGAAGCACGGCGCGGTTGATGTTGACCGGTATCGTCTCCGTTATGCTGTTGCCTATCATGACGACCGTTCCGCCGGGCTTCGAGGCGTCGATGCAGAGGCCGAGCGTGTTCTCCGAGCCGACGACTTCGAAGGATACGTCGAAGCCGCCGCGCGTCGCCTCGCGCATCTTTTCCGCCGCGCTGGGGTCGCCGCCGTCGAAGAAATCGTCAACGAAGCCCGCGCGCTTCGCGCGTTCGATTTTGCGGTCGTCGAGCTTCGACATCGCGACGTATGAAGCGCCGGATTTTTTCGCGAGCTCTGCTATCATGTGGCCGATTATGCCGGTTCCGACGACGAGCACCTTGTCGCCTAGCTTCACGCCGGATTTGCGCACGGCGTGATAGGCTACCATTAGCGGGTCGATGAGTCCCGCCGCGACGTCGGATACCGAGTCGGGCAGGAGATAGGCGTTTTTCGCCGGCCCCGCGAATTTTTCGGCATAGGCGCCGTTGCAGACGAAGCCGATGTAGTTCGTGCCGTTCACGGAGCGGCAGAGATGCTCGAGCCCCGCGCGGCACATGTCGCACTCGCCGCAGTAGAGGTTTGCCCAGAAGACGACGCGGTCGCCTTTCTTGAAGCCGCTCTCGCCGGGCTCGGTCACGACGCCGCAGAACTCGTGCCCCATCATGAAGTCGGGCATCTCGCCTTTGCCCCAGCCCTTTCCGGCCTTCCACATGTGTACGTCGCTGCCGCAGACGCCGCAGGCCGAGACGTCTATGCCTATCTGCCCCGGCTTGACTTCCGGCGCTGGCACTTCCTTCACAACTATGTCGCGCGGCCCCGCGAGCACGGCGGCCTTCATCGTCTTTTTCTCCATTTCGCGCACCTTCCCGTGTTTTTCAGGATTTTTTCATTTTCGTGCTGCGGCGGGCCTTCGCCCTTGACCGCCTGTAATGTGTATCGTATCATTAAAGTTGACTTGAAAGTCAATGTTTGTTTTCGGCTTCGGAGGTTTTGCCATGACGTACACGATTCATCAGGTAGAGAAGATGACTGGGATCCCGGCGACTACCCTGCGCTATTACGACAAGGAGGGGCTGCTGCCGTTCCTCGGGCGGCGCGGCTCGGGCTACAGGGAGTTTTCCGAACTCGACCTCGCGTCGCTGCAGATCATCCAGTGCCTGAAGACGACGGGAATGTCCGTCGGAGAGATGCGGCTCTTCTCGCAGTGGGTGAGCGAGGGTGATTCGACGCTCGGAAAGCGCTACGAGCTTTTCGCCCGCAGGCGCGAGGCCGTCGAACGCCAGATAGCGGAGCTGCAAAAGGCGCTCGAGATAATCGAACACAAGTGCGACTACTACAGGCGCGCCGTCGAGGTCGGGACGGAGAAGCACATGCTCGGCAAGGACAAGCTGCCTTACGCCGAGGAATTTCTGAAATCGCCGGATACGGCGGATGATTCGGTGAAGCCGTCGTAAATCCCGGCGCGCGGCGTATTTTGTCCGGCCGCGCGGCGCAGGCGGGGAAGTCTGCCGCTCTATGCCCGAGATTGAACGGCGTGTTTCAGACGAGCGGGCGGGAACGGCGCTTAAGCCGCCGTATGCGGCGGCAGTCGCGTGACGCAGACGCGCATTTTATAACAATTTATAAGAACGGCACGACAGGCCTTTCGTCGTGCCGCGTCCGTCCGCGAACGCATCGGACGTTGGCCGCGCGAAGATAACGGCAAATCTTATCCGCCGCGCCCGACGCGGCGCACGTCCCGCGAGGGCGCGCCGTTTTTTGAAAAAATACGAGCCGCCGCAGCGCCTTTGGAGCCTGAGGCGCTGCGGCGGCTTTATGCTGCGGTGTAATGCGCTGCGCGCGCGTTCGGCCCGTTTTTATAATCCATGCCGGAGCCTCCGCGCGCGGTTGTTTTTTATTTTTTCTTGTCTTCCCTGAAATGCCTGCGCGCCTCTTCTATGAGCTGCGCTCCGAGCTTCGGCTCGAGAGTCTTCTGTATATGCGCCAGTGCGGCTTCGCGCGCGGGGGCCAGTTCCTTTTCAGTGTATTCGAAGACCGTCATGCCGTTCTTCTTCATGCGCTCGACGTTCAGCTCGTCGTTCTCGCGCGCCGTCTTGAGCGAGCGCTTAGAAGCCTTCGCCACTTCGGAGTAGATTATCTTAAGGTCGTCCTCGCCGAGCTTGTCCCACGTCTGCGCGCTCATTAGGTACGCGAGGGTCTCTATGGTGTAGTTGAGGCTGTACCAGTATTTCACCGTCCCCTTTAGATCGGAGGTGACGGCGCCCGTCGAGATGCCTGTCACGGCGTCGCACGAGTCCTCCTGCACCGCGGCGGCTATCCCGGCGTATGGCAGCGAGACCGTCCTGTAGCCCTGCGATTTGATTATCTCGGGATAGACGGTCGTCAGCGGCACGCGGGCGAGCACGCCCTTGTTGGCGTCCGGGTCGAGCGGGTTCTTTATCCTCTTCGTCGATGCGATGCCCGTCATGCCCTCTATGTGGAAGCCGAGGAACTTGACGCCGAGGCGCGTGTTGTACTCGGAGATCTTCCTGGCGAGCCAGCCGTCGGGAGCGAAGTCCTTCGCGGCCTTCTCGTAGCTCGGGAATATGTTGAGGTTGGCGAGCTCGAGGCGCGGGTCGAACTCTCCGGAGTTCGTGATGAGCGCCATGTCGATCCTGCCCTTCATAAGGTCTTCGTATACGAGCGTGTAGTCGCCGAGTTTGTTGGCGGGGTAGACCTCTATCGCGATCCTCCCTTGGGTGCGCTGGTTGACGCCGCCGGCTATGTCGCGCATCAGCTTCGTCGCGTAATGCCCGTCGGGGAACTGTCCCGCGAAGCGCAGCGTCACGTCGGCGGCCTCGGAGCAGGGCGCGATGAATACAAGGAGCAGAAGGGCTGACAATAAACCTTTGAGACTTCTCATGGCAAAGACCTCTCCTTTTTATTTGGTATTGATTTGACGCCAGTTTTATTTATCCGCCGTTTGTACCATTGTTTTTACATTCAGCGGATTGGTTCAGTAAAGTTCTTTCTCATTGTAACATGAATTTTTGCGCCGCGCCATAGCGCGCCGTGAGCGGCGTGAAATTTTCGCCGAGCCGTTGTCTCTCCAAGCGAGAAATATTACAATGTAAAACGGATATGGGTTCTGTCGATACGGAATCGGAAAAGGAGCTTGAAGTCATGACGAAAAGTATAAAGACCTTAGCCGCCGTCCTGCTCGCCGCGGCGCTCTTCGCGCCGGCGCGCGTATACGCCGCCGTCGCGCCGCTGAACCCCGCCTATGTCGAATACATGCGCGGGGCGGAACAGGCGAAAAACGGCGCGAGAAGCCTCGCCGCGGACGGCTCTGCGGAGGAGCGCGCCTCCGGCTACGTCCCGTCGCCGCTCAACTGGTCGCACCTCGCGGGCAGGACATGGAGCCTGCCGCGGGAAAAGGAAGCCGCGCGCGGGACAGAAACGCCGTCAGCGCGCGCCGCGGCGAACGACGTTTCGGAGGCTCTGCCCGCGCGTTACGACTTGCGCGAAGAGATGCCGCCGGTCAGAGACCAGACGTATTTCAACAACTGCTGGACGTACAGCGCCATGGCGGCGACCGAGTCGAACCTCATAACGAAAAGGCTCGCCGGGACGGACATAGACCTCTCCGAATGGTATCTCACCTATTACGCGCTCAACCCGTGGAAAGACATGGCGTGCTTCACCAATTCGTCAGGAGCGCCGTATTATGATATAGGCGGCAACGACTGGAAGTCCGTCGCGCTGCTCTCGCGCGGCACCGGCTCCGTCACGACGGCGAAAGCGCCTGACATATCAAGCGCGGGCGGAGACTTCAGCGCAGTCTACGCGCCGGCGCCCGCCGCGCGCGACTACAAGCTCACGGGCGCATACTACCTCGGAGACAACGCGGTCTTCGAAGTCCGGCTCTCCGCGGAGCGGCGCGATATGATAAAGCGCGCGATAATGGAGTACGGCGCGGTCTCCGTCGGGATAAACATGGGGGCGAGCTACAACTGTTATAACAGACAGACTGCGGCCTATTACTCCGGACTTTCGTACGACCCCAGCTGGGTAAACGGAGTGCCGACCGACCACGCGGTAACGATAGTCGGATGGGACGACGGCTATTCAAAAGATAATTTTATAAGCGACAACCGGCCTGCAAACGACGGCGCGTGGATAGTGCGCAACAGCTGGGGCGAAATTTTCGGCGACGGCGGATACTTCTACGTCTCCTACGAAGAAGGCACGCTCTGCGACGGCGTCGCCTACGAAACTGAAGAGGCGCGCGGCGGCGAAAACGTCTACCAGTACGACGACCTCGGCTGCATCGGATGGTACACTCTGGACACGCTCTTCCCCAGCGTCGGCGGCGCGAAGGATGTGCAGTATTTTGCAAACATCTTCACCGCCGAGAGCAGCGACGCGATAAACGCCGTCGCCTTCTACGCCGCCGACGAGCGCATAAGCTACGAAATCAGCGTCTACACGGACTGCGCCGGCGATTTGCCTGTAAGCGGGCGTCTTGCGTGGACGGGGACTGCGGACTCGCTCGTGCCGGGCTACAATACGGTGACGCTCGGCGAGCCCGCCGAAGTCGCCGCGGGGACGAGGTTCTCCGTCGTAGTCAGGGCCGTCAGTCCTGGCGGCGACTGCACCTATGCCACGATCCCGACCGAGTACGAGATAAAAGGCTATTCTGACGGCGCGTCTGCGAATCCCGGCGAAGGCTGGTTCTCCGTAGACGGGGAAAATTTCTACGACGCGATGGAGGTCGGCGAATCAGAAGGCTACGACAACCTCAGCGTATGCCTCAAAGCCTTCGGCGAGCGCATATACACCGCCTCCGACGCGCCCGTAAGCGTGACCGGCGGCGTGACCGCGGGCGGCTCCGTCTCCGAAGCGAGCGCTTCGAATATATCCGGCGATGAAAATTCAACGGCGCAGGACGGCGTGCTGGCGGCGCTCAGAGCCGAAGCCGTGAGCGGCGTGGCCGCCGATAAAAACGTCGCGCTGCTCGGCGCGTTCAGGCTGAACGCAGAGCACTCGGGCGGCTCCGCGAGATTCTCGGTCGAACTCGCCGAACCGATGAGCTTCGAGGGCGCGCCTTACGTCATAATCCAGAACCATAGAACAAATGCCTATTGCGCCTTCGCCGCAGAATACTCCGGCTCGTCGCTCTCATTCTCCGTAGACGCGCTCGATGACTACTTTTCGTCCGCGACGGTAGTCGTAGCCGACGTAAGGGAAAGCTCCGCCAGCCAGTCCCGCTCAAGCGGCTCAGGCGGCGGCTGCTCCGCCGGCGTTGGCGCGTTCGCCCTGCTGGCGGCGGTTCCGCTTCTGCTGCGCCGCGTGAAGAGATAAAAGCCCGCGCCGCGCGGGACGCGATGCCTTGACAGAAATGACGAACGCCGACGCCGCCGTTGAATCGTCGGGGGCTGACGAAGAGCGGCCGGCGTTCCGAGTCCCGGCGCGAACGGGGCGCATGGCCGTTTAACCATTTAGCGCTCATAAAGCCGCACGGCATACGGTATGAAATCACGGCAAAACAAAGAGCGGCGCGTCCCCGTCCGGGGATCGCGCCGCTCGTTTCGCCTTTAAGCCGTACCGGCGGGGCTAGCGGTAGAAGAGCTTAGTCCCTACGCCGTTCGCCAGCGCCTTCTCGTAATAGAGCTGACCGAGCGCGATGTCGTTTATCGACAGGCCGCGGTGCCAGAAGAGTATCTTCTCATCGTCGTTCTCGCGTCCCGGCTTCTTCCCGGCGACGATCTCGCCGAGCTCCGCGTACAGGGTTTTCTCCGTGAGCTTTCCGGCTCTGACGTGCGGACTGAGGCTTCCCAGCTTTCCGCCCTCCTTGCACTGTCCCCAGTCGTCAACGACTATCTTATCCATCACGTCGGTCAGAGTGATTTCGTTCGCGCATATCGTCCCGTATGGCACGACGAAATTCCCGGGGCGCACCCATTCCGTTTTAAGCAGCGGCTGCGGCTCCGTCAGGCGCGTCGCCTCCACCATGATGTCGGCTCCCTTGAGGCACTCCTCGGAATCCTTAGCAATCGTTATCTTTTTATGCAGCCTGGCCTCCAGAGCTTCCGCGAAGGCCTCCATAGACTCGCGCCTTCTGCTGTTTATGCGTATCTCGTCGAAGTCGTAGAGATGGTCGAGCAGCACGACGTTCCAGAACGCCGTCCCGCGGCAGCCG
Coding sequences:
- a CDS encoding alcohol dehydrogenase catalytic domain-containing protein — protein: MEKKTMKAAVLAGPRDIVVKEVPAPEVKPGQIGIDVSACGVCGSDVHMWKAGKGWGKGEMPDFMMGHEFCGVVTEPGESGFKKGDRVVFWANLYCGECDMCRAGLEHLCRSVNGTNYIGFVCNGAYAEKFAGPAKNAYLLPDSVSDVAAGLIDPLMVAYHAVRKSGVKLGDKVLVVGTGIIGHMIAELAKKSGASYVAMSKLDDRKIERAKRAGFVDDFFDGGDPSAAEKMREATRGGFDVSFEVVGSENTLGLCIDASKPGGTVVMIGNSITETIPVNINRAVLQEIKLIGSVSCTREEFEGTIALIANKVIDPEIYVTDIISLDELQHTFERLSDPAGPILKAVVKP
- the dctP gene encoding TRAP transporter substrate-binding protein DctP; its protein translation is MRSLKGLLSALLLLVFIAPCSEAADVTLRFAGQFPDGHYATKLMRDIAGGVNQRTQGRIAIEVYPANKLGDYTLVYEDLMKGRIDMALITNSGEFDPRLELANLNIFPSYEKAAKDFAPDGWLARKISEYNTRLGVKFLGFHIEGMTGIASTKRIKNPLDPDANKGVLARVPLTTVYPEIIKSQGYRTVSLPYAGIAAAVQEDSCDAVTGISTGAVTSDLKGTVKYWYSLNYTIETLAYLMSAQTWDKLGEDDLKIIYSEVAKASKRSLKTARENDELNVERMKKNGMTVFEYTEKELAPAREAALAHIQKTLEPKLGAQLIEEARRHFREDKKK
- a CDS encoding restriction endonuclease FokI C-terminal domain-containing protein; translation: MISIIPTYNRRFRAFGWVQDPSNLRSLCDVVAVFDPCSAKHGEMIDKVIPRLVAEQDGRDVFIEALRHKPLKLKYAHLVGTSFTPRSASRCNGIIQAAVKGQGRDFIGDWPADNFVRWAHCFGFIKYDYADDSLEITDSGLELVQARCEGEALSGKEKDLLINAALAYPPAVRVLSLLSETEDTHLTKFEIGRQLGFIGEDGFTSMPQKVFVRSLANAEATERRTMKANWEGSSDKYARMIAKWLENLGLVTRVPKEITVWSGEKSYTDTIAHSYTITAAGITALRRSIGKSRHKRIVKNVCWEMLATKGSDREYLRTRRALILKCLSEHKRGASVSDVINFLASNGFEENDNTVADDIRGLQNIGIAILIKGGEYLFDDVINDFSIPMSQSFTKSDFEETKEQIRGKLLHLPHEYLSLIDLAYDSKQNRLFEMKTLGLLTEECGYQGLHLGGSRKPDGIIYTSSEKYNYGVIIDTKAYSRGYNLPISQADEMERYIGENQTRDAKINPNKWWKHFPEEVNEFYFMFVSGHFIGNFKAQIMRISRNKAINGTAIAVANLLLCVEAYKAGQLTHEVIKTKVFNNGEFELL
- a CDS encoding alpha/beta hydrolase; translation: MNTIGTTVMTLAAAAAVTASAFAVPAQAAEKAKNPFGLVYAGAITKNEPGKVNIHPVSYDLNGIKIAANVYTPAGYSESKKYPAVVVAHPNGGVKEQVAGLFAQRLAELGYVTITADAAFQGASGGEPRSKDVPFYRTEDIHGMADYISTYPGVDANRIGALGICGGGGYTLNAAKSDKRFKAVATLSMFNSGQVRRNGYMNSQMDSINERMKAASDARAMEKAGKITYAGEVDFDALTDEAISKIPTDLYREGMLYYGRTHRHPNSTFRYAAGSLMELMSWDAVDGIDLIDMPLLMMAGSQADSLYMTLEAFGKATGTNDKELYLVPGATHIKTYYVPEYVNLEVAKLKDFFGKRL
- a CDS encoding Dam family site-specific DNA-(adenine-N6)-methyltransferase, whose product is MRFIGSKAKLLKNIDMVISENTEGNEKTFCDIFAGTGSVARYFKPRYEIISNDTLYFSYVIQKATIENNSTPEFSKLKSIGILDPFRFLEETQIQILDYNDSHYFITKNYTPHGGCERMYLSNKNAARIDFVRNTIEAWKREGLLYDLEYYYLLAGLIEGVPSVSNITGTYGAYLKYWDKRSFKDLELARLDVINNHRRNTSYNRDANELIGELSGDILYLDPPYNSRQYAQNYHLLETISKYDYPEIHGITGMRPCNSVKSSFCIKGEVVEAFEDLINKADFNNIVMSYSTDGLMAANDIEKILKRHGIAESYKMYSVPYRQYMSKKTMQKEYLYEYIFYIRKCISRKSYFDFCKTPYIGSEVIADTKKYIKSPVNYIGGKYKLLPQILPNFPNYIGTFVDLFAGGCNVTINVNANKIICNDINIKIIEMFQAFRNTGLSEILSQIKARIVEYGLSKENEDGFKRFRDFYNATRSPIDLYTLTCYSFNYQFRFNNNLEYNNPFGRNRSRFSDNMEHNLIAFVSKLQRLNIEFSSRDFVQIPLESLASDDLIYCDPPYLITTGTYNDGNRGFKDWKLEQESTLYDYLDAANARGIKFALSNVIEHKGKVNELLSAWASKYKVIDLSMNYSNSSYNTKRGESREVLIINY
- a CDS encoding MerR family transcriptional regulator, with protein sequence MTYTIHQVEKMTGIPATTLRYYDKEGLLPFLGRRGSGYREFSELDLASLQIIQCLKTTGMSVGEMRLFSQWVSEGDSTLGKRYELFARRREAVERQIAELQKALEIIEHKCDYYRRAVEVGTEKHMLGKDKLPYAEEFLKSPDTADDSVKPS